One part of the Nostoc sp. PCC 7120 = FACHB-418 genome encodes these proteins:
- a CDS encoding YtxH domain-containing protein, whose translation MSNNRSGTFIGGMMLGATIGALAGLLAAPRTGRETRKLLKKSADAIPELAEDLSTSVQIQADRLSTNALRNWDETLDRLRDAIAAGMDASQRESQVLKRQQATPDADSLAQELETP comes from the coding sequence ATGTCTAATAACCGTTCTGGAACATTTATTGGCGGTATGATGCTGGGAGCTACCATTGGTGCTTTAGCAGGGCTGCTTGCTGCTCCACGCACAGGGCGCGAAACTCGTAAACTTTTGAAAAAGTCTGCTGATGCCATCCCCGAATTAGCAGAAGATTTATCAACAAGTGTACAAATTCAAGCAGATCGGCTGTCTACCAACGCTTTGCGAAATTGGGATGAAACTTTAGATAGATTACGGGATGCGATCGCAGCTGGTATGGATGCTAGTCAGCGCGAAAGCCAAGTCTTGAAACGCCAACAAGCTACCCCAGACGCTGATTCTCTTGCCCAAGAATTAGAAACCCCATAA
- a CDS encoding ABC transporter ATP-binding protein: protein MSLDKSRVILEAKSLTRRFGGLVAVNNVSFTVNHYEIFGLIGPNGAGKTTLFNLITALIPPSSGELIYQNKAIAKLRPHQIASLGIARTFQNIRLFGELSALENVIIARHLHTKSTIFTGVLGLPPAPKEESRSREKALELLEMVGLSDRAQEKARNFAYGDQRRLEIARALALEPQILLLDEPAAGMNPSEKQQLSDFIREIRDRFNLTIILIEHHVPLVMGLCDRIAVLDFGQLIALGEPSVVRNDPAVIEAYLGNE, encoded by the coding sequence ATGAGCCTAGATAAAAGTAGAGTTATATTAGAAGCAAAGTCACTCACACGCCGCTTTGGTGGTTTAGTAGCGGTAAATAATGTATCTTTTACAGTTAATCACTATGAAATTTTCGGTTTGATAGGGCCTAATGGTGCGGGTAAAACTACACTGTTTAACTTAATTACAGCTTTAATTCCACCTTCCAGTGGTGAATTAATTTATCAGAATAAAGCAATTGCTAAATTACGCCCTCATCAAATTGCTAGTTTGGGTATTGCGCGGACATTTCAAAATATTCGCTTATTTGGGGAATTATCGGCACTAGAAAATGTGATAATTGCCCGTCATTTACATACTAAAAGTACTATATTTACAGGTGTTTTAGGATTACCACCAGCACCTAAAGAAGAATCTCGCAGTAGAGAGAAAGCTTTAGAATTATTAGAGATGGTGGGTTTAAGCGATCGCGCCCAAGAAAAAGCCCGCAACTTTGCCTACGGTGATCAACGGCGTTTAGAAATCGCCCGTGCTTTAGCTTTAGAACCGCAAATATTACTACTCGATGAACCTGCGGCGGGGATGAATCCCAGTGAGAAACAGCAATTGAGTGATTTTATTCGGGAGATCCGCGATCGCTTCAATTTAACTATCATTTTAATTGAGCATCACGTACCCTTAGTCATGGGTTTGTGTGACAGGATTGCTGTATTAGATTTTGGACAATTAATTGCTTTAGGTGAACCATCTGTAGTCAGGAATGATCCGGCTGTAATTGAGGCTTATTTGGGCAATGAATAA
- a CDS encoding branched-chain amino acid ABC transporter permease yields MAEFFSTYGSLIVSMVLGALLGLSLYLPLMAGQLSLASPGFYALGGYIAAILSTKVFQTNSNSFPIPLLLLEMLIAAVVSGLLGIAVGIPALRLRGIYLAIATIAFVEVLRVLSLNLDITGGAVGIFGIPQPFQTPIEYLWITLPLLLISMVLFYRLERVRVGRAFTAIREDELAAGAMGINPTYYKVLAFTLGAMLAGIVGVISAHFLNTWNARQGTFDASIIYLTFVLIGGSRTFLGSVVGGMVFTALPEVLRGLADTGGFPTWLAQFLRDGRLIIFGLLIVTGTIFFPQGLVTPDIFKFGKPKNR; encoded by the coding sequence ATGGCTGAATTTTTCTCCACCTATGGTTCTCTCATCGTCTCTATGGTGTTGGGGGCGTTACTGGGACTATCACTTTACTTACCTCTTATGGCGGGGCAATTATCTTTAGCAAGCCCTGGATTTTATGCTTTAGGTGGTTATATTGCCGCGATTTTATCAACCAAAGTTTTTCAAACTAACAGTAATTCATTTCCTATACCGCTACTTTTATTGGAAATGTTAATTGCTGCTGTAGTCTCTGGTTTATTAGGGATAGCTGTAGGTATTCCAGCTTTACGTTTGCGGGGAATTTATTTGGCGATCGCTACTATCGCTTTTGTGGAAGTTTTACGCGTTCTCTCCCTAAATTTAGATATTACAGGCGGTGCTGTCGGTATTTTTGGTATCCCTCAACCCTTCCAAACACCAATCGAATATTTATGGATTACTTTGCCACTACTATTAATTAGTATGGTGCTATTTTACCGTTTAGAACGGGTGCGAGTAGGTAGAGCTTTTACTGCCATCCGTGAAGATGAATTAGCAGCCGGGGCGATGGGGATTAACCCAACTTACTACAAAGTTTTAGCATTTACTTTAGGGGCGATGCTTGCTGGTATTGTGGGTGTGATTAGCGCCCACTTTCTTAATACTTGGAATGCCAGACAAGGAACATTTGATGCTAGTATTATCTACCTCACTTTTGTTTTAATTGGTGGTTCGAGAACTTTTTTAGGTTCAGTTGTTGGTGGTATGGTATTTACAGCTTTACCAGAAGTTTTACGCGGACTAGCTGATACAGGTGGTTTTCCTACTTGGTTAGCCCAGTTTCTCCGGGATGGTAGGTTAATTATTTTTGGGTTGTTAATAGTTACAGGTACTATTTTCTTTCCTCAGGGTTTGGTAACTCCAGATATTTTTAAATTCGGTAAGCCTAAAAATAGATGA
- the dapB gene encoding 4-hydroxy-tetrahydrodipicolinate reductase, protein MTNQAPIPVIVNGAAGKMGREVVKAVAQAPDLNLLGAIDSSPEHQGKDAGELAGLSEPLEVPITNQLEPMLGYVAGERQGPPGVIVDFTHPDSVYDNVRSAIAYGIRPVVGTTGLSPAQIQNLADFAEKASTGCLIIPNFSIGMVLLQQAAVTASQYFDHVEIIELHHNQKADAPSGTAIQTAELLAELGKTFNSAIVEETEKIPGARGSLAEEGIRIHSVRLPGLIAHQEVIFGAPGQIYTLRHDTSDRACYMPGVLLAIRKVLQLKSLVYGLEKIL, encoded by the coding sequence ATGACAAATCAAGCTCCTATCCCAGTTATTGTCAATGGTGCTGCTGGCAAAATGGGACGTGAAGTAGTCAAAGCAGTAGCCCAAGCACCAGACTTAAACTTATTGGGTGCAATTGACAGCAGTCCAGAACATCAAGGTAAAGATGCAGGAGAATTAGCGGGGTTAAGTGAACCTCTGGAAGTTCCCATCACAAACCAACTAGAACCAATGCTGGGTTATGTCGCTGGAGAAAGACAGGGGCCGCCAGGGGTAATAGTAGACTTTACTCATCCTGACTCAGTTTATGATAATGTACGCAGTGCGATCGCCTACGGTATTCGTCCGGTTGTTGGTACGACAGGATTAAGCCCAGCACAAATCCAAAATTTAGCTGATTTTGCCGAAAAAGCCAGCACTGGCTGTCTGATTATTCCTAACTTCTCCATAGGTATGGTGTTGCTACAACAAGCAGCCGTCACCGCATCACAATATTTTGACCACGTAGAAATCATCGAACTGCACCACAATCAAAAAGCCGATGCACCCAGTGGTACAGCTATTCAAACCGCCGAGTTACTAGCAGAATTGGGTAAAACTTTTAACTCTGCTATTGTGGAAGAGACGGAAAAAATACCCGGAGCTAGAGGTAGTTTAGCTGAGGAAGGAATTAGAATTCATAGCGTCCGCTTACCCGGACTGATAGCCCATCAAGAAGTAATTTTTGGCGCACCAGGACAAATTTATACATTACGCCATGATACAAGCGATCGCGCCTGCTATATGCCTGGAGTTTTACTTGCGATTCGCAAAGTCTTACAGCTAAAGTCGTTAGTATATGGTTTAGAAAAGATCCTTTAA
- a CDS encoding precorrin-8X methylmutase: MEWHVSDAQSLAIIDSEIGDHVFSPAEYEIVRRVIYATADFEYKSLIRFSERALQAGAAALAARTTIVVDVPMVQTGIAYDIQKTFANPVFCSTETLTRPQIEKTRAAWGIETLAKRYPEGIFIVGQAPTALTTLVNLIEAEEINPALIIATPVGLGDIEDAKRRLQDSLVPNITIDSRKGNAVVAAAIADGLIDLAWQAYGQKRE, translated from the coding sequence ATGGAATGGCACGTAAGTGATGCTCAAAGTTTAGCAATTATCGATAGTGAAATTGGCGATCATGTGTTCTCGCCAGCAGAATATGAAATTGTTCGCCGCGTAATTTACGCTACGGCTGATTTTGAGTACAAGTCTTTAATCAGGTTTTCTGAGCGTGCTTTACAAGCCGGAGCCGCCGCATTGGCAGCACGGACTACTATTGTGGTAGATGTACCGATGGTGCAAACAGGTATTGCTTACGATATTCAAAAAACCTTTGCTAACCCAGTTTTTTGCAGTACAGAAACTTTGACTCGTCCCCAAATAGAAAAAACTCGCGCCGCATGGGGAATTGAAACTTTAGCCAAACGCTATCCAGAAGGTATTTTTATAGTAGGTCAAGCGCCAACAGCTTTAACTACATTAGTCAATTTAATTGAAGCAGAAGAGATTAACCCGGCTTTAATCATTGCTACTCCTGTAGGGTTAGGAGATATAGAAGATGCCAAAAGGCGCTTGCAAGACTCTTTAGTCCCTAATATCACAATCGACAGCCGCAAAGGTAATGCTGTTGTCGCAGCTGCGATCGCCGATGGTTTGATAGACTTGGCTTGGCAAGCTTATGGGCAGAAGAGGGAGTGA
- a CDS encoding DUF6391 domain-containing protein — translation MDTSAYVQGSSSPFDFLNFDLTTPQPKQDADLLKNLSFIPGLKEILMLRQVHALEHATVWVLSETRNTQTPISRPSPVQVDNELLGGLSTDQGFYLYGEVNISNLRRAVTLALHRLTNGEWDLAVHPRCGTNLSVAMLLAAGLAVGVNLMLPFRPVEQLIGLGLAATTASEIAPDLGLIAQRYITTAIPFNLAVENITISRDVWGRQGHFIKVAWRESH, via the coding sequence ATGGATACCTCTGCTTATGTTCAAGGTAGCTCGTCTCCCTTTGATTTTCTAAATTTTGACTTGACAACACCTCAACCAAAACAGGATGCTGACTTACTAAAAAATCTGTCTTTCATACCAGGGTTGAAAGAAATCTTGATGCTGCGGCAAGTTCACGCCCTCGAACACGCCACAGTTTGGGTTTTGAGTGAAACTAGAAACACTCAAACGCCTATTAGTAGACCAAGCCCAGTTCAAGTTGACAACGAGCTACTAGGTGGTTTGTCTACAGACCAAGGCTTTTACCTCTACGGAGAGGTGAATATTAGCAATTTGCGGCGTGCTGTCACCCTTGCTCTCCACCGCCTGACCAATGGTGAATGGGATTTAGCTGTACACCCCCGGTGCGGTACGAACTTATCAGTGGCTATGCTACTAGCGGCTGGACTAGCAGTGGGTGTAAATCTCATGTTACCGTTCCGTCCTGTAGAACAATTGATAGGCTTAGGATTGGCAGCTACCACCGCATCTGAAATTGCACCCGATTTAGGCTTAATAGCGCAGCGATACATTACCACTGCGATTCCTTTTAACTTGGCAGTAGAAAATATTACTATTTCCCGCGATGTTTGGGGTCGCCAAGGGCATTTTATTAAGGTGGCATGGCGAGAGAGTCATTAG
- a CDS encoding ABC transporter ATP-binding protein, with translation MNADESRYENRQDFKILEIQELDVNYGGIQALKKINLTIQKGEVVTLIGANGAGKSTTLRAISKIVTPKNGQIIYSGRNITRRLPHEVVKFGIAHCPEGRRVLAKQTVLDNLLLGAYIRSNQTEIKADIKQQFELFPRLAQRQNQLAGTLSGGEQQMLAIARALMSRPQLLLLDEPSLGLAPAIVREIFSIIENLRATGVTILLVEQNANLALQIADRGYVLEAGSITLSGAASNLINDERVKKAYLG, from the coding sequence ATGAACGCAGATGAAAGCCGATATGAAAATAGACAAGATTTTAAAATTTTAGAGATTCAGGAACTTGATGTTAACTATGGCGGTATTCAAGCTCTGAAAAAGATTAATTTAACTATTCAAAAAGGTGAGGTTGTTACATTAATTGGTGCGAATGGTGCAGGTAAAAGTACCACATTAAGGGCGATATCGAAGATAGTTACTCCGAAGAATGGGCAAATTATTTATAGTGGACGGAATATTACGCGCCGTCTACCCCATGAAGTTGTGAAGTTTGGTATTGCCCATTGTCCGGAAGGGCGGAGAGTATTGGCAAAGCAAACAGTTTTAGATAATTTACTTTTGGGTGCATATATTCGCTCCAATCAAACAGAGATTAAAGCCGATATTAAACAACAATTTGAGTTGTTCCCCCGGCTAGCACAACGACAAAATCAACTAGCCGGAACTCTGAGTGGTGGAGAGCAGCAAATGTTGGCGATCGCTCGTGCTTTAATGAGTAGACCACAACTGTTACTGTTAGATGAGCCTAGCTTGGGTTTAGCACCAGCTATTGTGAGGGAAATATTCTCGATTATTGAAAATTTGCGTGCTACTGGTGTGACTATTTTACTTGTGGAGCAGAACGCCAATTTAGCCCTACAAATCGCTGATAGAGGATATGTTTTGGAAGCTGGTTCTATTACCTTATCAGGGGCTGCATCCAACTTAATTAATGATGAGCGCGTGAAAAAAGCCTACTTGGGTTGA
- a CDS encoding Uma2 family endonuclease — translation MTAIARQKLTFDQFLDKCPEEGFYELVNGEIIEVRSTRNHDDVANYLLFAFNDKIRRLNLNYIVNNTAVFRTTTADGIEQGRKPDVSVIDRDLWRSNRSAYSALEQPIQLAVEVTSTNWEDDYIDKLDEYQRLGIEEYWIVDYLAIGDRKYLGTPKEPTVFVFLLNTNGNYERSSFKGSERIISVTFPELTLTAEQILTA, via the coding sequence ATGACAGCAATCGCAAGACAAAAATTAACCTTTGATCAGTTTCTCGATAAATGTCCAGAGGAGGGTTTTTATGAACTTGTAAATGGAGAAATTATAGAAGTGCGTTCAACCAGAAATCATGATGATGTTGCCAATTATCTATTGTTTGCTTTTAATGATAAAATTAGGCGATTAAATTTAAATTATATAGTCAACAATACAGCAGTTTTTAGAACTACAACTGCTGATGGCATAGAACAAGGGCGCAAACCAGATGTTAGTGTAATTGATAGGGATTTATGGCGGTCAAATCGTTCAGCCTATTCTGCACTTGAGCAACCCATTCAATTGGCTGTAGAAGTGACATCAACTAATTGGGAGGATGACTATATTGATAAGTTGGATGAATATCAAAGATTAGGCATTGAAGAATATTGGATTGTGGATTATTTAGCAATTGGAGACAGAAAATATTTAGGAACACCAAAAGAGCCGACTGTATTTGTCTTTCTATTAAATACTAATGGTAACTATGAGCGTTCATCTTTTAAAGGTTCTGAGCGTATTATATCAGTCACCTTTCCTGAACTAACATTAACCGCAGAGCAAATATTAACAGCTTAA
- a CDS encoding glycosyltransferase, with the protein MRKLYFLVPGTDGKFACGGLWAELKSFKLAQQICHAEVVTYRQREVGKLFLDELLKEKNLDDVIFVISWGFDIAKLAAKLKPYNVVYHAHSAGYKFSLPASIPIITVSRNTLGYWGQKAPNSLIYYVPNEISPEFRNLHTERDIDVLVQARKSSEYLIKQLIPALKEKCKVEVVNSYVEDLPGLFNRTKVYLYDSAEYWAQQNVSEGFGLQPMEALACGCQVFSSVNGGLSDYLDPGFNCHKISGYSQEYDVQRILKVIDSSISANLSEDFFVEYRVENILKRLQVILKEINEFFDHRQYQESNIPSLTKVRLVRLFLNRIYNKFQKKYFQGL; encoded by the coding sequence ATGCGAAAACTTTATTTCTTAGTCCCAGGAACTGATGGCAAATTTGCTTGCGGTGGTCTTTGGGCAGAGTTAAAATCATTTAAATTGGCGCAACAAATTTGTCATGCCGAAGTTGTGACTTACCGTCAAAGAGAAGTCGGGAAGTTATTTCTTGATGAACTGTTGAAAGAGAAAAATTTAGACGACGTAATCTTTGTAATTAGCTGGGGTTTTGACATAGCTAAGTTAGCGGCAAAACTCAAGCCATACAATGTGGTTTATCATGCTCACAGTGCAGGTTATAAGTTCAGCCTACCTGCAAGTATTCCCATCATTACTGTGAGTCGTAACACTTTGGGATATTGGGGACAAAAAGCCCCTAATTCTCTCATTTATTATGTACCAAATGAAATTAGTCCTGAATTTAGAAATTTACATACAGAAAGAGACATAGATGTTTTAGTTCAGGCGCGAAAATCTTCTGAATATCTGATAAAACAACTCATTCCAGCTTTAAAAGAAAAATGTAAAGTCGAGGTAGTTAATTCTTATGTTGAAGATTTACCTGGGCTATTTAATCGCACTAAAGTTTATCTTTATGATTCTGCTGAATACTGGGCGCAACAGAATGTTAGTGAAGGTTTTGGTTTACAACCAATGGAAGCCTTGGCTTGTGGGTGTCAGGTTTTTTCTAGTGTTAATGGTGGACTGTCAGATTATTTAGACCCTGGTTTTAATTGTCATAAAATTTCTGGTTATTCCCAAGAATATGATGTCCAGCGTATTCTCAAGGTGATAGATTCTTCCATATCGGCAAATTTATCAGAAGATTTCTTTGTTGAATATCGTGTTGAAAATATTTTGAAGCGTTTGCAAGTAATTCTAAAGGAAATAAACGAATTTTTTGACCACAGACAATATCAAGAAAGTAATATACCTAGTTTAACTAAAGTGAGGTTGGTGAGGCTTTTTCTCAATAGAATATATAATAAATTTCAAAAGAAATATTTTCAAGGCTTGTAG
- a CDS encoding helix-turn-helix domain-containing protein: MAGGESQTPVTLSDRELQIIDLVAAGLTNQEIAAKLEISKRTVDNHISNILDKTRTENRVALVRWALQWGKVCLNDVNCCSLPNQND, from the coding sequence ATGGCTGGTGGCGAGTCTCAGACCCCTGTTACTCTGTCAGACAGAGAACTGCAAATTATCGACTTAGTGGCCGCTGGCTTAACTAACCAAGAGATTGCAGCAAAACTGGAAATTAGCAAACGCACAGTTGATAATCACATTAGCAACATCCTCGACAAGACGCGAACGGAAAACCGAGTAGCGCTCGTCCGATGGGCTTTACAGTGGGGTAAAGTCTGCTTGAATGACGTTAACTGCTGTTCTCTACCAAACCAGAACGACTGA
- a CDS encoding ABC transporter substrate-binding protein encodes MKITFAYTTALFSACTFFLAACGGANTDTNSTNNSPNNTTNAATNVTTTANNNTIPIGIALAQTSNVALLGQEQVAGAKIAEKYFNDKGGVNGTPIKLIFQDTAGDEAGTINAFQTLINKDKVVGIVGPTLSQQAFSANPIAERAKVPVIGPSNTAKGIPEIGDYVARVSAPVSVVAPNSVKAALKQNPNIKKVAVFFAQNDAFSKSETEIFQQTIKEQGLELVTVQKFQTTDTDFQSQATNAINLKPDLVIISGLAADGGNLVRQLRELGYQGAIIGGNGLNTSNVFAVCKALCDGVLIAQAYSPEYTGEINKAFRQAYVDQYKKEPPQFSAQAFAAVQVYVESLKALDSMNKVSKIQLPELRTELNKQLLTGKYNTPLGEISFTPIGEVVQQDFYVAQIKMEKDGSQGKFTFLK; translated from the coding sequence ATGAAAATAACTTTTGCGTATACCACAGCATTATTCTCTGCTTGTACTTTTTTTCTGGCAGCTTGTGGTGGTGCTAACACAGACACAAATTCGACTAACAATTCTCCAAATAACACAACTAATGCTGCAACAAATGTTACTACAACAGCCAATAACAATACCATTCCCATTGGTATCGCCCTAGCACAAACGAGTAATGTAGCTCTACTTGGTCAAGAACAAGTCGCTGGAGCTAAAATTGCTGAAAAGTATTTTAATGATAAGGGTGGAGTAAACGGTACTCCAATTAAACTGATTTTTCAAGATACGGCTGGTGACGAAGCTGGAACAATTAATGCTTTTCAAACTCTTATCAATAAAGATAAAGTCGTAGGTATTGTAGGGCCTACATTATCCCAACAAGCCTTTAGTGCTAATCCTATTGCTGAAAGAGCAAAAGTCCCAGTGATTGGGCCATCAAATACAGCAAAAGGCATACCAGAAATTGGTGATTATGTGGCGCGCGTTTCTGCACCTGTGTCTGTAGTTGCACCCAATTCAGTCAAAGCTGCACTTAAGCAAAATCCCAACATTAAAAAAGTCGCGGTTTTCTTCGCTCAAAATGATGCCTTTAGTAAATCAGAAACAGAGATTTTTCAACAAACTATTAAGGAACAAGGGCTGGAATTAGTAACAGTACAAAAGTTCCAAACTACTGATACTGACTTTCAATCTCAGGCGACTAATGCGATTAATTTAAAACCTGATTTGGTGATTATTTCTGGACTAGCTGCCGATGGTGGCAACTTAGTTAGACAGTTGCGTGAATTGGGTTATCAAGGTGCAATTATTGGTGGTAATGGTTTAAATACCTCAAATGTTTTCGCAGTTTGTAAAGCACTGTGTGATGGCGTGTTAATAGCTCAAGCTTACAGTCCAGAATATACTGGTGAAATTAATAAAGCATTTCGCCAAGCCTATGTTGATCAATATAAGAAAGAACCGCCTCAATTTAGCGCTCAAGCTTTTGCCGCAGTACAAGTATATGTAGAATCTCTCAAAGCATTAGACAGCATGAACAAAGTTAGTAAAATACAGTTACCGGAATTACGTACAGAATTGAACAAACAGCTACTAACAGGTAAATACAATACACCATTAGGAGAAATTAGTTTTACACCAATTGGTGAAGTTGTACAACAAGATTTTTATGTAGCTCAAATTAAAATGGAAAAGGATGGTAGTCAAGGTAAGTTTACATTTTTGAAATAG
- a CDS encoding DUF4351 domain-containing protein gives MAVLRESPWYQEILAEGEKRGLQQGLQQGMQRQLIRLLERRFGEIPQELTARLEGETVERLENLMIVRSLLVH, from the coding sequence ATGGCAGTATTGCGAGAATCGCCTTGGTATCAAGAAATCCTTGCTGAAGGTGAAAAACGTGGACTACAGCAGGGACTACAGCAGGGTATGCAACGGCAATTAATCCGACTCTTAGAACGGCGTTTTGGTGAAATTCCCCAAGAGTTAACAGCAAGGCTAGAAGGGGAGACTGTAGAGCGATTAGAAAACCTGATGATAGTGCGATCGCTGTTAGTTCATTAG
- a CDS encoding TPM domain-containing protein, whose amino-acid sequence MQSRFWRRILVSITVFFLAGSLWVMNSPSALAYDNPELLPKFFTPVVDLAKSLPDPQEEKLVEDIEQFEADTGWKLRVLTQYDRTPGRAVINYWGLDDKSILLVADSRGGNILSFSVGDAVYELLPRTFWIELQTRFGNLYFVREQGEDQAILQALDSVKGCLLKGGCNVVPGLPREQWILTLITSIIGGIICGFAGQPRKEGQIFAWQWALIFSPLWGILFIAFGIGPVVTRTSDWLPLVRNFSGFFIGGLVAYLSPVFSRPSSNANS is encoded by the coding sequence ATGCAGTCTCGTTTTTGGCGACGAATTTTAGTATCTATTACAGTATTTTTCTTGGCTGGGTCACTTTGGGTAATGAATTCCCCCTCTGCGCTGGCTTACGACAATCCTGAGTTGTTACCTAAGTTTTTCACACCAGTTGTAGACCTAGCTAAATCACTCCCTGACCCGCAAGAAGAAAAGCTAGTCGAAGACATAGAGCAATTTGAGGCTGATACTGGTTGGAAACTACGTGTACTGACTCAGTATGACCGCACTCCGGGTAGGGCTGTAATTAATTATTGGGGTTTGGATGATAAAAGCATTCTCCTAGTTGCTGACTCCCGTGGCGGGAACATCCTCAGTTTTAGCGTTGGTGATGCAGTTTATGAACTGTTACCCCGGACTTTTTGGATAGAACTACAAACCCGCTTTGGGAATTTGTATTTTGTCCGAGAACAAGGTGAAGACCAAGCGATTTTACAAGCTTTAGATTCAGTTAAAGGCTGTTTACTTAAAGGTGGTTGTAACGTTGTACCTGGACTACCCAGGGAACAGTGGATTTTAACCTTAATTACATCCATTATTGGTGGAATTATTTGTGGCTTTGCTGGACAACCCCGCAAGGAAGGACAAATTTTTGCTTGGCAATGGGCTTTAATTTTCTCACCATTGTGGGGAATTTTGTTCATAGCCTTTGGTATCGGGCCTGTGGTAACGCGCACAAGTGACTGGCTACCTCTAGTCCGCAACTTCTCCGGTTTCTTCATTGGGGGTTTAGTGGCTTACTTATCCCCTGTTTTTAGTCGTCCTTCGTCTAATGCTAATTCGTAG
- a CDS encoding branched-chain amino acid ABC transporter permease, whose amino-acid sequence MDISVFLQQLLNGLSIGSVYAIFALGYTLVYSILGIINLAHGAIFTLGAYFTYALMGGTFGFNGLLANATLPIQLPFAMALIMGSSLAGLVGVAMERIAFQPLRKKGSDTLLTVVSSLGVAVVIVNLIQYLVGAESYTFPANTFGNLPPAFNFGTLEKPIPIRSVQVVIFTVSVVIVAILTYFINRTKYGKAIQAIAEDATTASLLGINSDRFIVLTFFISSFLAGLAGTLVASSVSIAGPYFGIGFGLRGLAVIVLGGLGSIPGAVLGGLLIGVVEALVPSDYSGYKDAVAFGILFIMLLVRPQGLLGRRFIQKV is encoded by the coding sequence ATGGATATTAGTGTATTTTTACAACAATTATTGAATGGGTTATCTATTGGCAGCGTTTATGCAATCTTTGCCTTAGGTTATACATTGGTTTATTCCATTTTGGGAATTATTAATTTAGCACATGGGGCAATTTTTACTCTGGGAGCATATTTTACTTATGCTCTTATGGGTGGAACCTTTGGGTTTAATGGTTTGCTGGCTAACGCTACTTTGCCGATACAATTACCATTTGCTATGGCATTGATTATGGGTAGTAGTTTAGCTGGTTTAGTGGGAGTAGCAATGGAAAGAATTGCTTTTCAACCTTTACGAAAAAAAGGATCTGACACCTTACTAACTGTGGTTTCTAGCTTAGGGGTAGCAGTGGTAATTGTGAACCTAATTCAATATTTAGTAGGTGCAGAAAGTTATACATTTCCAGCAAATACTTTTGGGAATTTACCCCCAGCGTTTAACTTTGGAACTTTGGAAAAACCGATTCCTATTCGTAGCGTACAGGTGGTAATTTTTACTGTATCTGTTGTGATTGTGGCTATTCTTACTTACTTTATTAATCGTACTAAATACGGTAAAGCAATTCAGGCGATCGCCGAAGATGCCACTACTGCTAGTTTATTAGGTATCAATAGCGATCGCTTTATTGTCTTAACTTTTTTTATCAGCAGTTTTCTCGCTGGCTTGGCGGGTACATTAGTCGCTTCTAGTGTAAGCATTGCAGGCCCTTATTTTGGGATTGGCTTTGGGTTGCGGGGTTTAGCGGTGATTGTTTTGGGTGGCTTAGGTAGCATTCCTGGCGCAGTGCTGGGAGGTTTACTGATTGGTGTGGTTGAGGCGCTGGTTCCCTCTGATTACTCTGGTTATAAAGACGCTGTAGCTTTCGGCATTTTGTTTATCATGCTATTAGTTAGACCCCAAGGATTATTAGGTCGTCGGTTTATTCAGAAAGTCTGA